The Candidatus Gracilibacteria bacterium genome window below encodes:
- the rsmI gene encoding 16S rRNA (cytidine(1402)-2'-O)-methyltransferase: MLSLVSTPIGNLEDITLRALRTLRECDVIVCEDTRHSGSMLKHFEISKPLQSFHSHSTREQAAKIIELAKEKHIAYISDAGTPGISDPAYLLIQEAVAQGVIIESIPGASAVLTALIGSGLHMHDFRFLGFLPLKKGKQTLLKELAEKDYTAIIYESPHRISKTLDDLKKTFGGDKTACVARELTKIHETYHRGTLDELYELAEKGVFRGEIVIII; the protein is encoded by the coding sequence ATGCTCTCCCTCGTCTCCACACCTATCTGAAACCTCGAAGATATCACCCTCCGAGCACTCCGAACACTCCGAGAATGTGATGTTATCGTCTGTGAAGATACACGACATAGTGGATCTATGTTGAAACACTTTGAGATATCCAAGCCCCTCCAGAGCTTTCATAGTCATAGCACCCGTGAACAAGCAGCCAAGATTATTGAACTCGCAAAGGAAAAACATATCGCCTACATCTCTGATGCGGGCACTCCAGGTATCTCTGACCCTGCTTATCTCCTCATACAAGAAGCTGTCGCACAAGGTGTAATAATCGAATCAATTCCTGGCGCTTCCGCAGTACTCACCGCATTGATTGGGTCTGGATTACATATGCATGACTTTCGTTTTCTCGGATTCCTCCCACTCAAGAAAGGTAAACAAACACTCCTGAAAGAGCTCGCGGAAAAAGATTATACCGCCATTATCTATGAATCTCCCCATCGAATTAGTAAGACACTTGATGACCTGAAAAAAACTTTTGGAGGAGACAAAACGGCTTGTGTCGCTCGTGAACTCACGAAAATACACGAAACCTACCACCGGGGCACGCTCGATGAACTCTACGAACTGGCAGAAAAAGGTGTCTTTCGAGGGGAAATCGTTATTATCATCTAA
- the nusA gene encoding transcription termination factor NusA, with the protein MLDLKAIDVAINHIAAERGLHRDDLVEIIEAAIRTAYKKDYGDKDESVNVKLDFESGDITITVEKEVVETVENPHTQIARADLGEDADAFEIGDIIEIDASDVLRDNPQVFGRIASQAARQVIIQKIGDSEKAKVFELFKDKQGDIVNVRVDMVENDRVFVEFNGSQVLLPRSEQVSRDKYTPGMRMYVYVKKVEDEGKGDPKVILSRKDPQLVAKLFELSTPELEDNTIEIVRIVREAGFKTKIIVASEFEEVDPAGALIGPKGIRVKAVVEELFGEKVDVINYTDNARELVAQALNPAKILDVQFDENDVAVVTVPKEDEVRAIGRSGGNVRLAEQLTGYRIRLVGVEVEAPQA; encoded by the coding sequence ATGTTAGACCTCAAAGCAATCGATGTAGCAATTAATCATATAGCCGCTGAACGATGACTTCATCGTGATGATCTCGTCGAAATCATAGAAGCTGCTATTCGTACTGCTTACAAAAAAGACTATGGTGATAAAGATGAATCAGTCAATGTAAAACTCGATTTTGAATCTGGAGATATCACGATCACAGTCGAAAAAGAAGTGGTTGAAACAGTAGAAAATCCTCACACACAGATCGCACGTGCTGATCTCGGTGAGGATGCTGACGCATTTGAAATCGGTGATATTATCGAAATCGATGCGAGTGATGTCCTCCGTGATAATCCTCAAGTCTTCGGACGTATCGCTTCTCAGGCGGCTCGCCAGGTTATTATCCAAAAAATCGGTGATTCAGAAAAAGCAAAAGTCTTTGAACTCTTCAAAGACAAGCAAGGTGATATCGTGAATGTCCGTGTGGATATGGTCGAAAATGATCGTGTCTTCGTAGAATTCAATGGTTCACAAGTTCTCCTCCCACGAAGCGAACAAGTGAGTCGAGATAAATACACACCAGGAATGCGTATGTATGTTTACGTCAAAAAAGTAGAAGATGAAGGGAAGGGTGATCCAAAAGTTATTCTCTCACGCAAGGATCCTCAGCTTGTGGCAAAACTTTTTGAACTGAGTACGCCAGAGCTCGAAGATAATACGATTGAAATCGTTCGTATTGTCCGTGAAGCAGGATTTAAAACAAAAATTATTGTTGCTTCAGAATTTGAAGAAGTGGATCCAGCTGGTGCCCTCATCGGTCCAAAGGGTATTCGTGTTAAAGCAGTGGTGGAAGAGCTCTTCGGAGAAAAGGTGGATGTGATCAATTATACTGATAATGCTCGTGAGCTCGTCGCACAAGCCCTGAATCCTGCGAAGATTCTCGATGTACAATTTGATGAAAATGATGTAGCAGTGGTGACTGTTCCAAAAGAAGATGAAGTACGAGCTATCGGTCGAAGCGGAGGCAATGTCCGTCTTGCTGAACAGCTGACTGGGTACCGCATTCGATTGGTTGGAGTGGAAGTGGAGGCACCACAGGCATAA
- a CDS encoding RlmE family RNA methyltransferase encodes MFQKKIIPAKKKKIQAPRIANRGGYQVQDVWFHKAKAAGYRARSAFKLIQLDETMHIINPGMAVIDLGCAPGSWIQVLVHAVGENGQVLGIDLQEVKKFAQKNITTLVGDMTHLETHTAIKKYFSNMGLRRCDLITSDVAPNTTGRNDDDQYNSSMLCLEVIKIADKFLVPGGNLVMKIFVGRDLNRVLDQAKKKFKIVKCIKPEACRDRSFEEYVVCKGYRG; translated from the coding sequence ATGTTTCAAAAAAAGATAATTCCAGCGAAAAAGAAAAAAATACAAGCTCCTCGAATAGCCAATCGTGGGGGGTATCAAGTACAGGATGTCTGGTTTCACAAAGCAAAAGCGGCGGGCTATCGTGCGAGAAGTGCCTTTAAGCTCATACAGCTCGATGAGACCATGCATATTATCAATCCAGGTATGGCAGTTATCGATCTCGGTTGTGCACCGGGGAGCTGGATACAGGTGCTCGTTCACGCCGTTGGGGAAAATGGACAAGTCCTCGGCATAGATCTGCAAGAAGTGAAAAAATTTGCACAAAAAAATATCACCACACTCGTCGGTGATATGACGCATCTCGAGACACATACTGCAATCAAAAAATATTTCTCTAATATGGGACTCCGACGATGTGACCTCATCACTTCAGATGTTGCCCCAAATACCACAGGACGCAATGATGATGATCAATATAATAGTTCTATGCTCTGTCTCGAAGTCATCAAAATAGCTGATAAATTCCTCGTCCCATGAGGGAACCTCGTGATGAAAATATTCGTCGGTCGAGATCTGAATCGCGTCCTCGATCAGGCAAAGAAGAAATTTAAAATCGTAAAATGTATCAAGCCAGAGGCGTGCCGTGATAGAAGCTTTGAAGAGTATGTCGTCTGTAAGGGGTATCGAGGGTAA